A window of Streptomyces sp. SAI-127 contains these coding sequences:
- a CDS encoding GNAT family N-acetyltransferase, with the protein MRAGGASSRPTAHDTSVLDNAVWAALDGPHAHLAERVGRAARYPADVYAFAALADPGDPAAWADLLTLVGPGTTVRIKPVETVPDGWEVVGGGGGTSHALKAMGEGVQLVDTALRAEPAPEAVRLGPDDVPEILDLVARTKPGPFLKRTIALGTYLGIRDQGRLIALAGERIRPPGWTEISAVCTDPAYRGRGLATRLVRAVAAGIRERGDIPFLHAAADNADAIRLYESIGFTLRRRSPILQVRSPGTSHQGAVL; encoded by the coding sequence ATCCGCGCAGGCGGAGCCTCCTCGAGACCCACCGCGCACGACACCTCCGTCCTCGACAACGCCGTATGGGCCGCCCTCGACGGCCCGCACGCCCACCTCGCCGAACGCGTAGGCCGCGCCGCCCGCTACCCGGCGGACGTCTACGCCTTCGCCGCCCTCGCCGATCCCGGCGACCCGGCCGCCTGGGCCGACCTGCTCACGCTCGTCGGCCCCGGAACCACCGTACGGATCAAGCCCGTTGAGACGGTCCCGGACGGCTGGGAGGTCGTCGGCGGGGGTGGGGGTACCTCTCATGCCCTTAAGGCTATGGGGGAGGGCGTCCAACTCGTCGACACCGCGCTGCGCGCCGAACCGGCCCCCGAGGCGGTACGGCTGGGCCCCGACGACGTACCCGAGATCCTGGACCTGGTCGCCCGCACCAAGCCGGGACCCTTCCTCAAGCGGACCATCGCACTCGGCACCTACCTCGGCATCCGGGACCAAGGGCGGCTGATCGCCCTCGCCGGTGAGCGGATCCGCCCGCCCGGCTGGACCGAGATCAGCGCGGTCTGCACCGACCCCGCGTACCGGGGCCGGGGCCTCGCCACCCGCCTGGTACGCGCGGTCGCCGCCGGTATCCGGGAGCGCGGCGACATCCCGTTCCTGCACGCCGCCGCCGACAACGCCGACGCGATCCGGCTCTACGAGTCGATCGGTTTCACTCTGCGCCGCCGCTCGCCCATCCTCCAGGTCCGCAGTCCAGGAACATCCCACCAGGGCGCGGTGTTGTGA
- a CDS encoding LLM class flavin-dependent oxidoreductase produces the protein MSPSSSSPSLLHLAVALDGTGWHPASWREPEARPRELLTAGYWADLVAEAERGLLDFVTIEDGLGPQSSHFLDPDERTDQVRGRLDAVLIASRIAPLTRHIGLVPTAVVTHTEPFHLSKAIATLDYVSTGRAGLRVQITARPSEAAHFGRRTIPRIEAYDSPETQELVTDLFDEAADHVEAVRRLWDSWEDDAEIRDAATGRFIDRDKLHYIDFEGKHFSVKGPSITPRPPQGQPLVTALGHQTVPYRLIARQADVGYVTPHDTDQARAIVAEIRAEQETAGRADELLHVFGDLVVFLDDDPAEAAARRDRLDTLAGEPYQSDARIFTGTPSQLADLLGEFQAAGLTGFRLRPAVLGHDLPAITRGLVPELQRRGAFRTDYEADTLRGLLGLDRPANRYAAA, from the coding sequence GTGTCCCCCTCTTCTTCGTCTCCCTCCTTGCTGCATCTCGCCGTCGCTCTGGACGGCACCGGCTGGCACCCCGCCTCCTGGCGCGAGCCAGAGGCCCGGCCCCGTGAGCTGCTCACCGCCGGATACTGGGCCGACCTGGTCGCCGAGGCCGAGCGCGGCCTGCTGGACTTCGTCACCATCGAGGACGGCCTCGGCCCGCAGTCCTCCCACTTCCTCGACCCCGACGAGCGCACCGACCAGGTACGCGGCCGGCTCGACGCCGTCCTGATCGCCTCGCGCATCGCCCCTCTCACCCGGCACATAGGCCTGGTCCCGACCGCGGTGGTCACCCACACGGAGCCCTTCCACCTCTCCAAGGCCATCGCGACCCTCGACTACGTCAGCACCGGCCGCGCGGGCCTGCGGGTCCAGATCACCGCGCGCCCCAGCGAGGCAGCGCACTTCGGCCGCCGCACCATCCCGCGTATCGAGGCCTACGACAGCCCCGAGACCCAGGAACTCGTCACCGACCTCTTCGACGAGGCCGCCGACCACGTGGAGGCCGTGCGCCGGCTCTGGGACAGCTGGGAGGACGACGCCGAGATCCGCGACGCCGCCACGGGCCGCTTCATCGACCGGGACAAGCTGCACTACATCGACTTCGAGGGGAAGCACTTCAGCGTCAAGGGCCCCTCCATCACGCCCCGACCGCCGCAGGGCCAGCCGCTCGTCACCGCCCTCGGTCACCAGACCGTCCCCTACCGGCTCATCGCCCGCCAGGCCGACGTCGGCTACGTCACCCCGCACGACACCGACCAGGCCCGCGCGATCGTCGCCGAGATCCGCGCCGAGCAGGAGACGGCCGGCCGTGCCGACGAACTCCTGCATGTCTTCGGCGACTTGGTCGTCTTCCTCGACGACGACCCCGCCGAGGCCGCCGCCCGCCGGGACCGTCTCGACACCCTCGCGGGAGAGCCGTACCAGAGCGACGCCCGCATCTTCACCGGCACTCCTTCCCAACTCGCCGACCTGCTCGGTGAGTTCCAGGCCGCCGGCCTCACCGGCTTCCGGCTGCGGCCCGCCGTCCTCGGCCACGACCTCCCGGCGATCACCCGCGGTCTGGTCCCCGAACTCCAGCGCCGGGGCGCCTTCCGCACCGACTACGAGGCCGACACCCTGCGTGGCCTGCTGGGCCTCGACCGCCCCGCCAACCGCTACGCCGCCGCCTGA
- a CDS encoding WYL domain-containing protein has protein sequence MRADRLLSLLLTLQSRGGMTARQLAAELEVSVRTVYRDLEALNAAGVPVVASGGPGGGCRLMEGWRSPLLGISAEEATALLAVASGGGPLERIALGDALAQARLKLLSALPAAGREQVSLTASRFHIDTQAWFKPPEPVAHLAVLVDAVRRDRRLRLRHVQRAVWSDVDPLGLVAKAGIWYLVVRTDRGVRAHRASRITEAELLPETFARPADFDLPAYWARWTTEFEASLDQLPVTVRLSAAGLAALPQVLGDTESAARAVPDPEEPGRHRLVLHFDDRRTACRRLLGFGPDAEVLEPADVRAELAETARRTAARYRDAPDPMP, from the coding sequence ATGCGTGCGGACCGGCTGCTGTCCCTCCTGCTCACCCTCCAGTCCCGCGGAGGGATGACGGCACGTCAACTCGCCGCGGAACTCGAGGTGTCGGTCCGTACCGTCTACCGGGACCTGGAGGCGCTGAACGCGGCGGGGGTACCGGTGGTGGCGAGCGGTGGCCCTGGCGGCGGCTGCCGTCTCATGGAGGGCTGGCGCAGTCCGTTGCTCGGAATCAGCGCGGAGGAGGCGACGGCCCTGCTGGCGGTCGCCTCCGGGGGCGGTCCGCTGGAACGGATCGCGCTGGGCGACGCGCTGGCCCAGGCGCGCCTGAAACTGCTGTCCGCCCTGCCGGCGGCGGGCCGCGAGCAGGTGAGCCTGACGGCGAGCCGCTTCCACATCGACACCCAGGCCTGGTTCAAGCCACCCGAACCGGTCGCGCACCTCGCCGTGCTGGTCGATGCCGTACGACGGGACAGGCGGCTGCGTCTGCGGCACGTGCAGCGTGCCGTCTGGTCCGACGTGGACCCCCTGGGCCTGGTCGCGAAGGCGGGCATCTGGTACCTGGTCGTACGGACCGACCGGGGCGTCCGCGCCCACCGGGCGTCGAGAATCACGGAGGCGGAACTCCTGCCCGAGACCTTCGCCCGCCCCGCCGACTTCGACCTGCCTGCCTATTGGGCGCGCTGGACCACCGAGTTCGAGGCGAGTCTGGACCAACTCCCGGTCACGGTACGGCTGTCGGCGGCGGGGCTCGCCGCACTCCCGCAGGTACTCGGCGACACGGAGTCGGCGGCACGGGCGGTCCCCGACCCCGAGGAACCCGGCCGGCACCGCCTGGTCCTCCACTTCGACGACCGGCGCACCGCCTGCCGCCGTCTGCTCGGCTTCGGCCCCGACGCCGAGGTCCTCGAACCGGCGGACGTCCGCGCAGAGTTGGCGGAGACCGCGCGCCGCACGGCCGCCCGTTACCGGGACGCGCCCGACCCCATGCCATGA
- a CDS encoding NtaA/DmoA family FMN-dependent monooxygenase (This protein belongs to a clade of FMN-dependent monooxygenases, within a broader family of flavin-dependent oxidoreductases, the luciferase-like monooxygenase (LMM) family, some of whose members use coenzyme F420 rather than FMN.), with protein MSKPLKQIHLAAHFPGVNNTTVWSDPEAGSHIEFSSFAHFAKTTERAKFDFLFLAEGLRLREQGGKIYDLDVVGRPDTFTVLAALAAVTEHLGLTGTINSTFNEPYEVARQFASLDHLSGGRSAWNVVTSWDAFTGENFRRGGFLPQEERYSRAKEFLATTQELFDSWHGDEILADQESGVFLRDAKPGSFVHTGQHFDIHGQFNVPRSPQGRPVVFQAGDSEEGREFAASSADAIFSRYATLKEGRTFYTDVKNRLAKYGRRHDQLLILPAASFALADTDAEAEELARTVRRQQVSGATALKHLEFVWNRDLSSYDPEGPLPDIDPDVSDNHISKGRAQVRMYRDPLATAREWRELAAANNWSIRDLVINTGNRQNFVGSPETIARTINEYVQADASDGFILVPHITPTGLDAFADKVVPLLQEQGVFRTEYEGPTLRHHLGLAHPDDLQDEQRVAS; from the coding sequence ATGAGCAAGCCGCTGAAGCAGATCCACCTGGCCGCGCATTTTCCGGGCGTCAACAACACCACCGTGTGGAGCGACCCCGAGGCCGGCAGCCATATCGAGTTCAGCTCCTTCGCGCACTTCGCGAAGACCACCGAACGCGCCAAGTTCGACTTCCTGTTCCTCGCCGAGGGCCTCCGGCTGCGGGAACAGGGCGGGAAGATCTACGACCTGGACGTCGTCGGCCGCCCCGACACCTTCACCGTCCTCGCCGCGCTGGCCGCCGTCACCGAGCACCTCGGCCTGACCGGCACCATCAACTCCACGTTCAACGAGCCCTACGAGGTGGCCCGCCAGTTCGCCAGCCTCGACCACCTCTCCGGCGGCCGCTCCGCGTGGAACGTCGTCACCTCCTGGGACGCCTTCACCGGCGAGAACTTCCGCCGCGGCGGCTTCCTGCCCCAGGAGGAGCGCTACTCCCGCGCCAAGGAGTTCCTCGCCACCACCCAGGAGCTCTTCGACTCCTGGCACGGCGACGAGATCCTCGCCGATCAGGAGTCGGGCGTGTTCCTGCGGGACGCGAAGCCCGGCTCCTTCGTGCACACCGGCCAACACTTCGACATCCACGGGCAGTTCAACGTCCCGCGCTCCCCGCAAGGCCGTCCGGTCGTCTTCCAGGCCGGCGACTCCGAGGAGGGCCGGGAGTTCGCCGCGTCCAGTGCCGACGCGATCTTCAGCCGGTACGCCACCCTCAAGGAGGGCCGGACCTTCTACACCGACGTCAAGAACCGCCTCGCCAAGTACGGCCGCCGCCACGACCAGTTGCTGATCCTGCCCGCCGCCTCCTTCGCCCTCGCGGACACCGACGCCGAGGCCGAGGAACTGGCGCGGACCGTCCGACGCCAGCAGGTCAGCGGCGCCACCGCGCTGAAGCACCTGGAGTTCGTCTGGAACCGGGACCTGTCGTCGTACGACCCCGAAGGACCGCTCCCCGACATCGACCCGGACGTCAGCGACAACCACATCTCCAAGGGGCGTGCCCAGGTCCGGATGTACCGGGACCCGCTGGCCACCGCCCGCGAGTGGCGCGAACTGGCCGCCGCCAACAACTGGTCCATCCGCGACCTGGTCATCAACACCGGCAACCGGCAGAACTTCGTCGGCTCCCCGGAGACGATCGCCCGCACGATCAACGAGTATGTGCAGGCCGACGCGAGCGACGGCTTCATCCTCGTCCCGCACATCACCCCGACCGGCCTCGACGCCTTCGCCGACAAGGTCGTCCCGCTCCTCCAGGAACAGGGCGTCTTCCGCACCGAGTACGAGGGCCCGACCCTCCGCCACCACCTCGGCCTCGCCCACCCGGACGACCTCCAGGACGAACAGCGGGTGGCGTCGTGA
- a CDS encoding amino acid ABC transporter permease, which translates to MSEPPGAAVSVTEAPPKPDVPSKPLAAQRVLPLRRPGRWIATAVVLVLAAQFVHGLVSNPFYQWDRFGYWFLRPTVLDGLLITLEVAAYSAVLGLLGGVLLALARLSKSPVLRAVSWTYVWALRSIPLIVLLLFLYNFSALYKTLSVGVPFGPAFFSFDESRLATDMVIAVIGLSLNEAAYAAEVVRGGILSVDQGQHEAASALGLPKGYQFRKIVFPQALRSITPNYVNQLIGLIKSTSLVFYVSLLDLFGTVQSMGSTYPGDIVPLLLVATVWYLILTSAVSVVQFYVERYYARGATRSLPPTPLQKLRAGLTDLRARIRREAAV; encoded by the coding sequence ATGAGTGAACCCCCAGGCGCCGCCGTGTCCGTCACCGAGGCGCCGCCGAAGCCCGACGTCCCGTCAAAGCCACTCGCAGCACAGCGAGTTCTGCCGCTGCGGCGACCGGGCCGCTGGATCGCCACCGCCGTCGTCCTGGTCCTGGCGGCCCAGTTCGTCCACGGCCTGGTGAGCAACCCGTTCTACCAGTGGGACCGGTTCGGCTACTGGTTCCTGCGGCCGACCGTCCTCGACGGGCTTCTGATCACCCTGGAAGTCGCCGCCTACAGCGCGGTGCTGGGCCTCCTCGGCGGCGTTCTGCTCGCCCTGGCCCGGCTCTCGAAGAGCCCGGTGCTGCGGGCGGTGAGCTGGACCTATGTGTGGGCTCTGCGCTCCATTCCACTGATCGTCCTCCTGCTGTTCCTCTACAACTTCAGCGCCCTGTACAAGACGCTGAGTGTCGGCGTCCCCTTCGGGCCGGCCTTCTTCTCCTTCGACGAGTCCCGGCTCGCCACCGACATGGTCATCGCGGTGATCGGCCTCAGCCTCAACGAGGCCGCCTACGCCGCGGAGGTCGTCCGTGGCGGCATCCTCTCCGTCGACCAGGGCCAGCACGAAGCGGCCTCGGCACTCGGTCTGCCGAAGGGCTACCAGTTCCGGAAGATCGTCTTTCCGCAGGCGTTGCGCTCGATCACCCCGAACTACGTCAACCAGCTCATCGGCCTCATCAAGAGCACCTCGCTGGTCTTCTACGTCTCCCTGCTCGACCTGTTCGGCACCGTGCAGTCCATGGGCTCCACCTACCCCGGAGACATCGTGCCGCTGCTCCTGGTCGCCACCGTCTGGTACCTGATCCTCACCAGTGCCGTCTCGGTCGTCCAGTTCTACGTCGAGCGGTACTACGCCCGGGGCGCCACCCGCTCCCTGCCGCCGACCCCGCTCCAGAAACTGCGCGCCGGTCTCACCGACCTGCGGGCCCGCATCCGCAGGGAGGCCGCCGTATGA
- a CDS encoding glutathione S-transferase C-terminal domain-containing protein, producing the protein MTVTPLAAHTTDRPAPAFRGRIGRDARSGHYAVPRRYRLHLATACADGLRIAVVHSLLGLDDICPVTLLDPVPDCPDGGHSALRPLYEASAHRYTGAAVAPVLSDDWSGRIVSTHATDITRDLARHFGGGRPALYPCGAESETEAVERMSKGIARAAQQAGSTGGDDVDRAAALEQLLDSLGSLERWLVEREFLIRDHITAADVELWVTLVQLDTVHRHHLDAAAVQRIAGHPTLWAYARRLTAHPAFGTHLDLDGIARRHHAHCQGLEAAGAAVQILDWAAHAARPFRRS; encoded by the coding sequence ATGACCGTCACACCGCTGGCCGCCCACACGACCGACCGACCCGCGCCCGCCTTCCGGGGCCGGATCGGCAGGGACGCGCGCAGCGGCCACTACGCCGTGCCGCGCCGCTACCGGCTGCACCTGGCCACCGCCTGCGCGGACGGACTGCGCATCGCCGTCGTGCACAGCCTGCTCGGCCTCGACGACATCTGTCCCGTGACTCTCCTGGACCCGGTCCCCGACTGTCCCGACGGGGGGCATTCCGCGCTGCGCCCGCTGTACGAGGCCAGCGCGCACCGGTACACCGGCGCGGCCGTCGCACCCGTGCTCAGCGACGACTGGTCGGGTCGGATCGTCAGCACCCACGCCACCGACATCACCCGCGACCTGGCCCGGCACTTCGGCGGCGGACGTCCGGCCCTGTACCCGTGCGGAGCGGAGTCGGAGACCGAGGCCGTCGAGCGGATGAGCAAGGGCATCGCGCGGGCCGCGCAGCAGGCCGGGTCGACGGGCGGTGACGACGTGGACCGTGCCGCCGCCCTGGAGCAACTGCTGGACTCCCTGGGATCGTTGGAGCGCTGGCTGGTGGAGCGCGAGTTCCTGATCCGGGATCACATCACCGCTGCCGACGTGGAATTGTGGGTCACGCTGGTGCAACTCGACACCGTGCACCGCCACCACCTCGACGCCGCCGCGGTGCAGCGCATCGCCGGCCACCCCACGCTGTGGGCCTACGCCCGCCGTCTGACCGCCCACCCGGCCTTCGGCACCCACCTCGACCTCGACGGCATCGCCCGCCGGCACCACGCCCACTGCCAGGGCCTGGAGGCCGCCGGGGCCGCCGTACAGATTCTGGACTGGGCTGCGCACGCCGCCCGGCCCTTCAGGCGTTCCTGA
- a CDS encoding M12 family metallopeptidase, giving the protein MTARYCSLAQQSAPAFAPGLAAERLSALIGGSRMWVNSTVLHYCFFDGDTDGSVIPVPGTGQSRRVSWVGDKEQRDVVRECFQEWQDLGIGVTITEVGDRSEAELRIGFQLGDGSWSTVGRDALQVGLNERTMNFGWDLTAPGGRGTALHEIGHSLGMLHEHQSPFAGIHWDDEAVYADLAGPPNFWSRDRTFFNILRKLDPDEVNGTVWDPQSIMEYAFEAGLILEPEQFRAGLDPPGTLSAADKEYVLRWYPPTEPTRPPALVPFRSAPLGLGPGEQADFTVEPPETREYTVGTFGDSDTVVVVFEERDGEPRYLTGRDDGGTPHNATIRARLVKGRRYFVRVRLYSAWGSGETAVMCW; this is encoded by the coding sequence ATGACCGCACGCTACTGCTCACTCGCGCAGCAGTCGGCTCCGGCGTTCGCCCCGGGGCTGGCCGCCGAGCGGTTGAGTGCGCTCATCGGCGGCAGCCGGATGTGGGTCAACAGCACGGTCCTGCACTACTGCTTCTTCGACGGCGACACCGACGGGTCGGTCATTCCGGTTCCGGGGACGGGGCAGTCCCGTCGGGTGTCGTGGGTCGGCGACAAGGAGCAGCGGGACGTGGTGCGCGAGTGCTTCCAGGAGTGGCAGGACCTGGGGATCGGCGTCACGATCACCGAGGTCGGCGACCGCTCGGAGGCCGAACTGCGCATCGGGTTCCAGCTCGGCGACGGCTCCTGGTCGACGGTGGGCAGGGACGCGCTCCAGGTCGGTCTGAACGAGCGCACGATGAACTTCGGCTGGGACCTGACCGCGCCGGGGGGACGCGGGACGGCCCTGCACGAGATCGGGCACTCGCTCGGCATGCTGCACGAGCACCAGAGTCCGTTCGCCGGGATCCACTGGGACGACGAGGCCGTCTACGCCGATCTGGCGGGCCCGCCGAACTTCTGGAGCCGGGACCGGACGTTCTTCAACATCCTGCGCAAGCTCGACCCGGACGAGGTGAACGGCACCGTCTGGGACCCGCAGTCGATCATGGAGTACGCCTTCGAGGCGGGGCTGATCCTGGAGCCGGAGCAGTTCCGCGCGGGCCTCGACCCGCCCGGCACCCTGTCGGCCGCCGACAAGGAGTACGTCCTGCGCTGGTACCCGCCGACCGAGCCGACCCGGCCGCCGGCGCTGGTGCCCTTCCGGTCCGCGCCGCTCGGGCTCGGACCGGGTGAGCAGGCCGACTTCACCGTGGAACCGCCGGAGACCCGCGAGTACACCGTGGGCACCTTCGGCGACAGCGACACCGTCGTCGTGGTCTTCGAGGAGCGGGACGGGGAACCCCGCTATCTCACCGGCCGGGACGACGGAGGCACTCCGCACAACGCCACGATCAGGGCCCGTCTCGTGAAGGGCCGCCGCTACTTCGTCCGTGTGCGCCTGTACTCCGCGTGGGGTTCGGGGGAAACCGCGGTCATGTGCTGGTGA
- a CDS encoding putative leader peptide: MRRREPVTVRVVRSPLLTSRRHIDLLRVCSAIGPQG; encoded by the coding sequence ATGAGGCGCCGTGAACCGGTCACCGTCCGAGTGGTCCGTTCGCCTCTGCTGACCTCCCGGCGCCACATCGATCTGCTGCGTGTCTGCAGCGCGATCGGGCCCCAGGGCTGA
- a CDS encoding GNAT family N-acetyltransferase, which translates to MAVRIDLADVSDLHQVLADHARYWGERDLRALHLTALVQEFGSTCLVARAEDGIRGYLFGFVTPDHTGYVHLIATRDDTRGTGLGRTLYQAFTEAARGQGAVRLKAITSVTNEGSIAFHRSLGFDARVVEDYDGPGRPRVVFTRDLL; encoded by the coding sequence ATGGCCGTCCGAATCGACCTCGCCGATGTCAGCGACCTCCACCAGGTCCTGGCCGACCACGCCCGCTACTGGGGCGAGCGCGACCTGCGCGCCCTCCACCTCACGGCCCTGGTGCAGGAGTTCGGCTCCACGTGCCTGGTCGCCAGAGCGGAGGACGGCATCCGCGGCTACCTCTTCGGATTCGTCACCCCCGACCACACCGGCTACGTACACCTGATCGCCACCCGCGACGACACCCGCGGCACAGGCCTCGGCCGTACCCTCTACCAGGCGTTCACCGAGGCCGCCCGCGGGCAGGGAGCGGTCCGCCTCAAGGCCATCACCTCGGTCACCAACGAGGGCTCGATCGCCTTCCACCGCAGCCTCGGCTTCGACGCCCGAGTGGTGGAGGACTACGACGGCCCCGGCCGCCCCCGCGTCGTCTTCACCCGGGACCTGCTGTGA
- a CDS encoding putative leader peptide: MTHDEIRRAPSRVQKEEVTGVISTLRSAHLHSRPHIDLLRVSTALCCS, translated from the coding sequence GTGACTCACGACGAGATCCGCCGGGCGCCGTCGCGCGTCCAGAAGGAGGAGGTGACGGGCGTGATCAGCACACTCCGCTCCGCCCACCTCCACTCCCGGCCCCACATCGATCTCCTGCGCGTGTCCACCGCGCTCTGTTGTTCCTGA
- a CDS encoding transporter substrate-binding domain-containing protein: MPIHPSRRGLIRGITAATTVAALAGGLAACGGDSDAATRTTDSAGTVTVGRLSNGAAKETVLKVAEVKSISAELPDAVKKSGKLVIGSGTLPSGSPPLGFVGSDQKTLTGSETDLARLIAAVLGLEPEVKRFTWENLFVGIDSGKVNVGFSNITDTEERKQKYEFASYRKDDLAFETLKTSKWTFDGDYEALAGKTVSVGAGTNQERILLEWQAKLKKEGKKLTIKYFQDTPSVYLALASGKIDAYLGPSPNSSYHVTQTASTPNATRIAGQYSGAGETLQGLIAATAKKGSGLAKPLADAINYLIDNGQYAKWLTAWNLSNDAVSKSEVNPPGLPLDNS, translated from the coding sequence ATGCCTATTCACCCCTCCCGACGCGGCCTGATACGCGGCATCACCGCGGCGACCACCGTCGCCGCCCTGGCCGGCGGGCTCGCGGCCTGCGGCGGTGACAGCGACGCCGCCACCAGGACGACCGACAGCGCCGGCACGGTCACCGTGGGCCGCCTGTCCAACGGCGCCGCCAAGGAGACAGTGCTCAAGGTCGCCGAGGTGAAGTCCATCAGCGCCGAACTGCCCGACGCCGTCAAGAAGAGCGGCAAGTTGGTCATCGGTTCCGGCACCCTGCCCTCCGGTTCCCCGCCGCTGGGCTTCGTGGGCAGCGACCAGAAGACCCTCACCGGCTCCGAGACCGACCTGGCCCGCCTGATCGCCGCCGTCCTCGGCCTGGAACCCGAGGTCAAGCGGTTCACCTGGGAGAACCTCTTCGTCGGCATCGACAGCGGCAAGGTGAACGTCGGGTTCTCGAACATCACCGACACCGAGGAGCGCAAGCAGAAGTACGAGTTCGCCTCCTACCGCAAGGACGACCTCGCATTCGAGACACTCAAGACCTCGAAGTGGACCTTCGACGGCGACTACGAGGCCCTCGCGGGCAAGACGGTCTCCGTCGGCGCCGGCACCAACCAGGAGCGGATCCTGCTGGAGTGGCAGGCCAAGCTGAAGAAGGAGGGCAAGAAGCTCACCATCAAGTACTTCCAGGACACTCCCAGCGTCTACCTGGCCCTCGCCAGCGGCAAGATCGACGCATACCTGGGCCCCAGCCCCAACTCCTCCTACCACGTCACCCAAACCGCGAGCACGCCCAACGCGACCCGCATCGCGGGCCAGTACTCCGGTGCCGGCGAGACGCTCCAGGGCCTGATCGCCGCGACCGCCAAGAAGGGCAGCGGCCTCGCCAAGCCCCTCGCCGACGCGATCAACTACCTGATCGACAACGGTCAGTACGCCAAGTGGCTCACCGCGTGGAACCTCTCCAACGACGCCGTCTCCAAGTCGGAGGTCAACCCGCCCGGGCTGCCGCTGGACAACTCCTGA
- a CDS encoding amino acid ABC transporter ATP-binding protein has translation MTATAVEVHGVHKWYGTHRVLDGVDLTVRPGEVTVILGPSGSGKSTLLRVINHLEKPEIGHVSVNDELIGVRRQGDRLKELSERAILTQRSRIGFVFQNFNLFPHLTVLDNVAAAPVATGKLGRAQAQELARELLGRVGLGDRTGAYPRQLSGGQQQRVAIARALALRPGVILFDEPTSALDPELVGEVLAVIKDLATSGTTLVIVTHEIGFAREIADRVVFIDGGRIVEQGPPSEVLDRPRHERTRDFLSKVL, from the coding sequence ATGACCGCGACAGCCGTCGAAGTGCACGGTGTGCACAAGTGGTACGGCACCCACCGGGTCCTGGACGGGGTCGACCTGACCGTGCGGCCCGGCGAGGTCACCGTGATCCTCGGCCCGTCCGGCTCCGGGAAGTCCACCCTGCTGCGGGTCATCAACCACCTGGAGAAGCCGGAGATCGGCCATGTCAGCGTCAACGACGAGCTGATCGGCGTCCGCCGACAGGGCGACCGGCTGAAGGAGCTCAGCGAGCGCGCCATCCTGACCCAGCGCAGCCGCATCGGGTTCGTCTTCCAGAACTTCAACCTCTTCCCGCACCTGACCGTCCTCGACAACGTGGCCGCCGCGCCGGTGGCGACCGGCAAGCTCGGCAGGGCGCAGGCGCAGGAACTGGCCCGCGAACTCCTCGGCCGGGTCGGGCTCGGCGACAGGACCGGCGCCTACCCCCGGCAGTTGTCGGGAGGCCAGCAGCAGCGCGTGGCCATCGCCCGTGCCCTCGCCCTGCGCCCGGGCGTCATCCTCTTCGACGAGCCGACCTCCGCCCTCGACCCCGAGCTCGTCGGTGAAGTCCTCGCCGTGATCAAGGACTTGGCGACCAGCGGCACCACGCTCGTCATCGTCACCCACGAGATCGGCTTCGCCCGCGAGATCGCCGACCGGGTCGTCTTCATCGACGGCGGGCGCATCGTCGAGCAGGGCCCGCCCTCCGAGGTCCTCGACCGGCCGCGGCACGAGCGGACCCGGGACTTCCTGAGCAAGGTCCTCTGA
- a CDS encoding AAA family ATPase: MLIVIGGLPATGKTTLARLLASRTGAVHLRVDTIEQAVVRSGLARHPVGPVGYVVGYALAEEQLRQGLTVIAESVNPLAITRDAWCGAATRAGVPVVEVEIVCSDPDEHRRRADSRSVDIPDLPLPTWQQIVDREYEPWQRDRLVVDTAGQEPEDSLGPLLDAILTAGPG, translated from the coding sequence ATGCTGATCGTCATCGGCGGCCTGCCCGCCACCGGCAAGACCACCCTCGCGCGACTTCTGGCCTCCAGGACGGGCGCGGTCCATCTGCGGGTCGACACCATCGAGCAGGCGGTCGTCCGCTCCGGACTGGCCCGGCATCCCGTGGGGCCGGTGGGCTATGTCGTGGGGTACGCCCTCGCCGAGGAGCAGCTGCGGCAGGGTCTCACGGTGATCGCTGAGTCCGTCAACCCGCTGGCGATCACGCGCGATGCCTGGTGCGGCGCCGCGACGAGGGCCGGGGTGCCCGTGGTCGAGGTGGAGATCGTCTGCTCCGATCCGGACGAGCACCGGCGCCGCGCGGACTCGCGCTCGGTGGACATCCCCGACCTGCCGCTGCCCACCTGGCAGCAGATCGTCGACCGGGAGTACGAGCCGTGGCAGCGGGACCGCCTCGTGGTCGACACCGCGGGACAGGAGCCCGAGGATTCGCTGGGCCCTCTCCTCGATGCGATCCTCACAGCAGGTCCCGGGTGA